In Nicotiana tabacum cultivar K326 chromosome 17, ASM71507v2, whole genome shotgun sequence, one DNA window encodes the following:
- the LOC107784016 gene encoding uncharacterized protein LOC107784016, producing the protein MERNTGGISGTIDLNGNLPPANVVDLTGKVHQLPCCIKFNGPSDVSQYFKPKLTGGIVDGLSVEEAHFRGRKLQGTTVAIPHGYSGFVLGKKMPQEKRKRSVQDSSCWEMKAMFQNITSWNHDSLPSENDAFLRAFHLFSVTTALHQPVSVEDLEAASIDQELEL; encoded by the exons ATGGAGAGAAACACCGGCGGAATTTCAGGCACAATTGATTTAAACGGCAATCTGCCGCCGGCGAATGTCGTGGATCTCACCGGGAAAGTGCACCAGCTGCCATGCTGTATTAAGTTCAATGGTCCATCTGATGTTTCACAGTACTTCAAACCAAAACTCACTG GTGGAATTGTTGACGGGTTAAGTGTGGAGGAAGCTCATTTTAGAGGAAGGAAGCTTCAGGGAACTACTGTAGCAATTCCTCATGGCTATTCTG GGTTTGTCTTGGGAAAGAAAATGCctcaggagaaaagaaaaaggtctgTGCAAGATTCAAGTTGCTGGGAGATGAAGGCGATGTTCCAAAACATAACATCGTGGAATCATGACTCTCTTCCCTCAGAAAATGATGCTTTCTTGCGTGCCTTCCACCTATTTTCTGTTACAACAGCA CTGCACCAACCAGTCAGTGTTGAAGACCTGGAAGCTGCATCAATTGATCAAGAATTAGAGTTATGA